In Aegilops tauschii subsp. strangulata cultivar AL8/78 chromosome 3, Aet v6.0, whole genome shotgun sequence, one genomic interval encodes:
- the LOC109760425 gene encoding uncharacterized protein: MDDAGLVLAAALTGAIFVVLLVLLVVVLVRRRWLDREGVASGRGFVLFGVCCQDGTQGRFVRTTSLARSRQRAARGGEEADDEPGEGELERWKKMFGGPTRCLSTIEEATEKGTSTVATPAFCSPAASPDRRDARAVQTASAGVLKS, from the coding sequence ATGGACGACGCCGGCCTGGTGCTCGCCGCCGCGTTGACAGGCGCAATCTTCGTCGTGTTGCTCGTCCTGCTCGTCGTCGTCCTTGTCCGGAGGCGGTGGCTCGACCGCGAGGGCGTGGCGTCCGGCCGCGGCTTCGTCCTGTTCGGCGTCTGTTGCCAGGACGGCACCCAGGGCCGGTTCGTCCGGACGACGTCCCTGGCCAGGAGCCGGCAGCGGGCGGcccgcggcggcgaggaggcggatGACGAGCCGGGCGAGGGCGAGCTCGAGAGGTGGAAGAAGATGTTCGGTGGGCCCACCAGGTGCCTGTCCACGATAGAGGAGGCCACGGAGAAGGGCACGTCGACGGTGGCAACGCCGGCCTTCTGCTCGCCGGCAGCGTCGCCCGACCGAAGAGACGCCAGGGCTGTGCAGACGGCGTCTGCCGGTGTGCTCAAAAGTTGA